From the Neoarius graeffei isolate fNeoGra1 chromosome 1, fNeoGra1.pri, whole genome shotgun sequence genome, one window contains:
- the LOC132894016 gene encoding gamma-glutamyl hydrolase-like isoform X2 gives MGDSTEMVPFWIEEEGNKINDCPIIGVLAQDVRCPSPGRNTYIAASYVKYLESAGARVVPVMINKTEEEYTVLFRSINGIIFPGGRVSMFSSDYAKAAGIFYRLALEANSKGDYFPVWGTCLGFEQLTLLTSGKSLLSRTNTSGVALPLNFTKEVKDSRMFKDFPEDLMTSLANEPLTEHSHKWSVSTEKFNGNEELKNFYRILSTNTDGQTEFVSTMEAYDFPIYGTQWHPEKNAFEWTRACIPHSAAAIRTTFYMGQFFVNEARKSLHKFPSQKEEQNALIYNYQPTYTSKERNKSSFEQIYYFN, from the exons ATGGGTGATTCTACAGAAATGGTGCCCTTTTGGATTGAAGAGG aaGGAAACAAGATAAACGACTGTCCCATCATAG GTGTTTTGGCTCAGGATGTTCGCTGTCCTTCACCTGGGAGAAACACCTACATCGCGGCTTCCTATGTGAAATACCTGGAGTCTGCAGGGGCCCGAGTCGTCCCTGTGAT GATTAATAAGACTGAAGAGGAATACACCGTACTCTTCAGATCTATAAATGG AATCATTTTTCCTGGTGGTCGTGTCAGCATGTTTTCATCTGATTACGCCAAAGCAGCAGGAATATTCTACAGACTTGCGCTGGAG GCCAACTCAAAAGGAGATTATTTTCCTGTGTGGGGGACATGCTTGGGCTTTGAGCAGCTAACGTTGCTGACAAGTGGAAAATCCCTGTTGTCCCGTACTAATACCAGCGGCGTTGCTCTACCACTCAATTTCACCAAAG AAGTAAAGGACAGCCGAATGTTCAAGGACTTCCCAGAGGACCTGATGACATCACTGGCAAATGAACCACTCACAGAGCACTCTCATAAGTGGAGTGTCTCTACTGAG AAATTCAATGGAAATGAGGAGCTGAAAAATTTTTATCGAATTCTGAGTACAAACACAGACGGACAAACAGAGTTTGTGTCTACGATGGAAG CATATGATTTCCCAATTTATGGAACCCAGTGGCACCCAGAGAAAAATGCATTTGAGTGGACTCGGGCATGCATCCCCCACTCAGCTGCTGCGATCAGAACCACTTTCTATATGGGCCAATTTTTTGTCAATGAAG CTAGAAAAAGTCTTCATAAGTTTCCCAGCCAAAAAGAGGAGCAGAACGCTTTAATCTATAACTACCAGCCCACCTACACTTCTAAAGAAAGAAATAAGTCTTCATTTGAACaaatttattattttaattag
- the LOC132894016 gene encoding gamma-glutamyl hydrolase-like isoform X1 → MELIACFSLFFKIISFVVVSEGNKINDCPIIGVLAQDVRCPSPGRNTYIAASYVKYLESAGARVVPVMINKTEEEYTVLFRSINGIIFPGGRVSMFSSDYAKAAGIFYRLALEANSKGDYFPVWGTCLGFEQLTLLTSGKSLLSRTNTSGVALPLNFTKEVKDSRMFKDFPEDLMTSLANEPLTEHSHKWSVSTEKFNGNEELKNFYRILSTNTDGQTEFVSTMEAYDFPIYGTQWHPEKNAFEWTRACIPHSAAAIRTTFYMGQFFVNEARKSLHKFPSQKEEQNALIYNYQPTYTSKERNKSSFEQIYYFN, encoded by the exons ATGGAGCTCATCGCGTGTTTCTCACTCTTCTTCAAAATCATttcctttgttgtcgtttcagaaGGAAACAAGATAAACGACTGTCCCATCATAG GTGTTTTGGCTCAGGATGTTCGCTGTCCTTCACCTGGGAGAAACACCTACATCGCGGCTTCCTATGTGAAATACCTGGAGTCTGCAGGGGCCCGAGTCGTCCCTGTGAT GATTAATAAGACTGAAGAGGAATACACCGTACTCTTCAGATCTATAAATGG AATCATTTTTCCTGGTGGTCGTGTCAGCATGTTTTCATCTGATTACGCCAAAGCAGCAGGAATATTCTACAGACTTGCGCTGGAG GCCAACTCAAAAGGAGATTATTTTCCTGTGTGGGGGACATGCTTGGGCTTTGAGCAGCTAACGTTGCTGACAAGTGGAAAATCCCTGTTGTCCCGTACTAATACCAGCGGCGTTGCTCTACCACTCAATTTCACCAAAG AAGTAAAGGACAGCCGAATGTTCAAGGACTTCCCAGAGGACCTGATGACATCACTGGCAAATGAACCACTCACAGAGCACTCTCATAAGTGGAGTGTCTCTACTGAG AAATTCAATGGAAATGAGGAGCTGAAAAATTTTTATCGAATTCTGAGTACAAACACAGACGGACAAACAGAGTTTGTGTCTACGATGGAAG CATATGATTTCCCAATTTATGGAACCCAGTGGCACCCAGAGAAAAATGCATTTGAGTGGACTCGGGCATGCATCCCCCACTCAGCTGCTGCGATCAGAACCACTTTCTATATGGGCCAATTTTTTGTCAATGAAG CTAGAAAAAGTCTTCATAAGTTTCCCAGCCAAAAAGAGGAGCAGAACGCTTTAATCTATAACTACCAGCCCACCTACACTTCTAAAGAAAGAAATAAGTCTTCATTTGAACaaatttattattttaattag
- the LOC132894016 gene encoding gamma-glutamyl hydrolase-like isoform X4 has product MGDSTEMVPFWIEEEGNKINDCPIIGVLAQDVRCPSPGRNTYIAASYVKYLESAGARVVPVMINKTEEEYTVLFRSINGIIFPGGRVSMFSSDYAKAAGIFYRLALEANSKGDYFPVWGTCLGFEQLTLLTSGKSLLSRTNTSGVALPLNFTKEVKDSRMFKDFPEDLMTSLANEPLTEHSHKWSVSTEKFNGNEELKNFYRILSTNTDGQTEFVSTMEAYDFPIYGTQWHPEKNAFEWTRACIPHSAAAIRTTFYMGQFFVNEGLLVTDRV; this is encoded by the exons ATGGGTGATTCTACAGAAATGGTGCCCTTTTGGATTGAAGAGG aaGGAAACAAGATAAACGACTGTCCCATCATAG GTGTTTTGGCTCAGGATGTTCGCTGTCCTTCACCTGGGAGAAACACCTACATCGCGGCTTCCTATGTGAAATACCTGGAGTCTGCAGGGGCCCGAGTCGTCCCTGTGAT GATTAATAAGACTGAAGAGGAATACACCGTACTCTTCAGATCTATAAATGG AATCATTTTTCCTGGTGGTCGTGTCAGCATGTTTTCATCTGATTACGCCAAAGCAGCAGGAATATTCTACAGACTTGCGCTGGAG GCCAACTCAAAAGGAGATTATTTTCCTGTGTGGGGGACATGCTTGGGCTTTGAGCAGCTAACGTTGCTGACAAGTGGAAAATCCCTGTTGTCCCGTACTAATACCAGCGGCGTTGCTCTACCACTCAATTTCACCAAAG AAGTAAAGGACAGCCGAATGTTCAAGGACTTCCCAGAGGACCTGATGACATCACTGGCAAATGAACCACTCACAGAGCACTCTCATAAGTGGAGTGTCTCTACTGAG AAATTCAATGGAAATGAGGAGCTGAAAAATTTTTATCGAATTCTGAGTACAAACACAGACGGACAAACAGAGTTTGTGTCTACGATGGAAG CATATGATTTCCCAATTTATGGAACCCAGTGGCACCCAGAGAAAAATGCATTTGAGTGGACTCGGGCATGCATCCCCCACTCAGCTGCTGCGATCAGAACCACTTTCTATATGGGCCAATTTTTTGTCAATGAAG GTTTGCTGGTAACTGACCGGGTCTGA
- the LOC132894016 gene encoding gamma-glutamyl hydrolase-like isoform X3: MGDSTEMVPFWIEEGVLAQDVRCPSPGRNTYIAASYVKYLESAGARVVPVMINKTEEEYTVLFRSINGIIFPGGRVSMFSSDYAKAAGIFYRLALEANSKGDYFPVWGTCLGFEQLTLLTSGKSLLSRTNTSGVALPLNFTKEVKDSRMFKDFPEDLMTSLANEPLTEHSHKWSVSTEKFNGNEELKNFYRILSTNTDGQTEFVSTMEAYDFPIYGTQWHPEKNAFEWTRACIPHSAAAIRTTFYMGQFFVNEARKSLHKFPSQKEEQNALIYNYQPTYTSKERNKSSFEQIYYFN, encoded by the exons ATGGGTGATTCTACAGAAATGGTGCCCTTTTGGATTGAAGAGG GTGTTTTGGCTCAGGATGTTCGCTGTCCTTCACCTGGGAGAAACACCTACATCGCGGCTTCCTATGTGAAATACCTGGAGTCTGCAGGGGCCCGAGTCGTCCCTGTGAT GATTAATAAGACTGAAGAGGAATACACCGTACTCTTCAGATCTATAAATGG AATCATTTTTCCTGGTGGTCGTGTCAGCATGTTTTCATCTGATTACGCCAAAGCAGCAGGAATATTCTACAGACTTGCGCTGGAG GCCAACTCAAAAGGAGATTATTTTCCTGTGTGGGGGACATGCTTGGGCTTTGAGCAGCTAACGTTGCTGACAAGTGGAAAATCCCTGTTGTCCCGTACTAATACCAGCGGCGTTGCTCTACCACTCAATTTCACCAAAG AAGTAAAGGACAGCCGAATGTTCAAGGACTTCCCAGAGGACCTGATGACATCACTGGCAAATGAACCACTCACAGAGCACTCTCATAAGTGGAGTGTCTCTACTGAG AAATTCAATGGAAATGAGGAGCTGAAAAATTTTTATCGAATTCTGAGTACAAACACAGACGGACAAACAGAGTTTGTGTCTACGATGGAAG CATATGATTTCCCAATTTATGGAACCCAGTGGCACCCAGAGAAAAATGCATTTGAGTGGACTCGGGCATGCATCCCCCACTCAGCTGCTGCGATCAGAACCACTTTCTATATGGGCCAATTTTTTGTCAATGAAG CTAGAAAAAGTCTTCATAAGTTTCCCAGCCAAAAAGAGGAGCAGAACGCTTTAATCTATAACTACCAGCCCACCTACACTTCTAAAGAAAGAAATAAGTCTTCATTTGAACaaatttattattttaattag